Proteins co-encoded in one Caldalkalibacillus salinus genomic window:
- the ehuA gene encoding ectoine/hydroxyectoine ABC transporter ATP-binding protein EhuA, protein MPIKDQETTDTQSVKETAEPLVRYENVKKSFDDVEVLKDISIDIAPGEKVAIIGPSGSGKTTLIRMLMTLEKPTAGVIYVDGVPLWHKEENGQLVPADEKHLRQVRGNIGMVFQQFNLFPHMTVLRNCIEAPVHVLKIPKEEAIERAKEMLAKVGLEDKLDAYPSQLSGGQQQRVAIARALVMRPKVMLFDEVTSALDPELVGEVLNVIKDIAKEGEMAMILVTHEMDFARDVADRVIFIDQGLIVEQGKPEQVLQNPQHERTSAFVGRFLADTQS, encoded by the coding sequence CTGCCGATAAAAGACCAAGAGACGACGGATACGCAAAGTGTGAAAGAGACAGCAGAACCCTTGGTCCGTTATGAAAATGTTAAAAAATCCTTCGACGACGTTGAAGTATTAAAAGATATCAGTATTGACATTGCACCAGGCGAAAAAGTAGCCATTATTGGTCCCAGTGGTTCAGGTAAAACCACTTTGATTAGAATGTTAATGACTTTAGAGAAACCGACGGCCGGGGTGATTTATGTTGATGGTGTGCCATTGTGGCACAAAGAAGAAAATGGTCAGCTCGTGCCGGCAGACGAGAAGCACTTACGTCAAGTCAGAGGAAATATTGGGATGGTCTTTCAGCAATTTAACTTATTTCCGCACATGACGGTACTCAGGAATTGTATTGAGGCCCCCGTACATGTCCTCAAAATTCCTAAGGAAGAGGCCATTGAAAGAGCAAAAGAAATGCTGGCAAAGGTGGGGTTAGAAGATAAGCTGGACGCCTACCCTTCACAGCTTTCTGGAGGACAACAGCAGCGTGTGGCCATCGCACGTGCGCTCGTGATGAGACCAAAAGTGATGTTATTTGATGAGGTGACATCTGCCCTAGACCCTGAGCTGGTAGGAGAAGTGCTTAACGTGATTAAAGATATCGCCAAGGAAGGCGAAATGGCGATGATACTCGTCACACACGAAATGGACTTCGCAAGAGATGTTGCTGACCGTGTCATTTTTATTGATCAGGGGCTCATCGTCGAACAGGGTAAACCAGAGCAAGTACTGCAGAATCCTCAGCACGAAAGAACGAGCGCATTCGTGGGGCGATTTTTGGCTGATACGCAATCATAA
- a CDS encoding DUF2512 family protein: MDHHLPALLIKTGLITATLVVLFTLFNEFPFVNTVVLSLLTVGVSYVVGDLFILPMTNNMIATLADIGLCTFKLWFIGSFVLGAFVPFTLALLAAIIIGVGEYFFHQYMKSQVLQENTAS, encoded by the coding sequence ATGGATCATCATTTGCCTGCATTACTGATTAAAACTGGATTAATTACAGCAACCTTAGTGGTTTTATTTACATTGTTTAATGAATTTCCCTTTGTTAATACCGTCGTATTATCTTTACTGACTGTCGGTGTTTCATATGTTGTCGGAGACTTGTTTATATTGCCGATGACCAACAATATGATTGCCACGTTGGCTGATATTGGACTGTGTACGTTTAAACTATGGTTTATCGGTTCTTTCGTTTTGGGTGCTTTCGTTCCGTTCACATTGGCTTTATTAGCGGCGATTATCATCGGTGTGGGTGAATACTTCTTCCATCAGTACATGAAATCACAAGTACTTCAAGAGAATACCGCTTCATAG